One genomic window of Nitrosomonas sp. Is35 includes the following:
- the pbpG gene encoding D-alanyl-D-alanine endopeptidase — MKWGIFLICVLFFLTSNALAQKNDPDIKSQAALVFNAKNDRVIYDKNADKVMPIASITKLMTAMVTLDARLSPHEKITITNADVDKLKHSSSRLPVGSTYSRQELLRLALMSSENRAAAALGRTYPGGAKAFVSAMNAKAKKLGMNNSRFIDSTGLNSGNVATARDLAKMVAASNNYAAIREFSTTSQHSVSPGNKRGQLQYVNSNSLVRNQGWDINVSKTGYLSEAGRCLVMQAKISGQPMVIVLLNSWGKNTRIGDANRVKKWIESNQGRRRQA; from the coding sequence ATGAAATGGGGAATTTTTTTAATTTGTGTTCTGTTTTTTTTAACCAGCAATGCTTTAGCGCAAAAAAACGATCCGGATATTAAATCTCAAGCTGCACTGGTATTTAATGCGAAAAATGATCGTGTTATCTACGATAAAAATGCCGACAAGGTAATGCCCATCGCTTCCATTACTAAGTTGATGACTGCAATGGTTACCCTTGATGCGCGTCTATCGCCGCATGAAAAAATCACAATCACGAATGCCGATGTCGATAAGTTAAAACACTCATCGTCACGTTTGCCCGTTGGCAGCACGTATTCACGCCAAGAGCTGTTACGATTGGCATTGATGTCATCCGAAAATCGCGCCGCGGCGGCACTTGGCCGCACTTATCCAGGTGGTGCCAAAGCATTTGTAAGTGCTATGAATGCCAAAGCCAAGAAATTGGGCATGAACAACTCCCGATTTATCGATTCTACCGGCTTAAATAGCGGCAATGTTGCAACCGCACGCGATCTGGCCAAAATGGTTGCAGCTTCAAATAATTACGCCGCTATTCGTGAATTCTCCACCACATCGCAACATTCCGTATCACCTGGAAACAAACGCGGTCAATTGCAGTATGTCAATTCCAACAGTCTGGTACGCAATCAAGGCTGGGACATCAATGTTTCTAAAACCGGGTATCTGAGCGAAGCCGGACGCTGTTTGGTGATGCAAGCGAAAATTTCTGGGCAACCGATGGTGATTGTGTTGCTCAATTCGTGGGGCAAAAACACCCGTATCGGCGACGCCAATCGCGTCAAAAAATGGATCGAGAGCAATCAAGGCCGCCGCCGTCAAGCATAA
- a CDS encoding carboxypeptidase M32: MNQHYQNLVQKLEEITHLNGVMSALGWDQEVMMPAGASDARAKQIAALAGVIHERMTDPALGECLYELKAKDFAVLNELERCNIREALYSYELETKVPKRLVQELAELGSRGHGVWVTARQENNFADFAPVLKRFLQLKTEWAQCVSPDLKSYDANIDLFERGTTMDVITPIFERLKQELIPLIAAIQNHPVQPDTSFLQGRFALDKQESLARRISQDMGFNIEQGRIDISVHPFCGGSHPTDVRITTRYKDSNFVESLYSVIHETGHALYEQGRPHELGDLPVTESLTMGIHESQSLFWERMIAQSKPFCVHYFETIRAAFPENLQSATVDSFYRAINTCKPDFIRVEADEVTYPLHVILRYEIEKGLFDGSMNIDDLPEIWNELMQKYLGIKPPTDTLGVLQDSHWSGGAFGYFPSYTLGAMYACQFYNTLLREQQDTEQNIATGNFAPIKNWLNEKIHRQGKLYTPQQLVERVTGEPLNPDYFVEYLKNKYSEIYRLA; the protein is encoded by the coding sequence ATGAATCAGCACTATCAGAATTTAGTTCAGAAACTGGAAGAGATTACGCATTTGAACGGCGTCATGAGCGCGCTGGGATGGGATCAGGAAGTGATGATGCCGGCGGGCGCCAGCGATGCGCGTGCCAAGCAGATTGCGGCGCTGGCAGGGGTGATTCATGAGCGTATGACCGATCCAGCACTGGGTGAGTGCTTGTACGAACTCAAAGCTAAGGATTTTGCTGTTTTGAATGAGCTGGAGCGCTGCAATATCCGCGAGGCGTTGTACAGTTATGAACTGGAAACGAAAGTGCCGAAACGGCTGGTACAGGAGCTGGCTGAACTGGGTTCACGCGGGCATGGCGTATGGGTTACCGCGCGTCAGGAGAATAATTTTGCTGATTTTGCACCTGTGCTGAAGCGTTTTTTGCAGTTGAAAACCGAGTGGGCGCAGTGTGTGTCGCCGGACTTGAAGTCTTACGATGCGAATATCGATCTATTTGAACGCGGCACGACGATGGACGTGATCACGCCGATCTTTGAGCGCTTGAAGCAGGAATTGATACCGCTGATTGCTGCCATTCAAAACCACCCTGTTCAGCCGGATACGTCGTTCTTGCAGGGCAGGTTTGCGCTGGATAAGCAGGAATCATTGGCGCGCAGAATTAGCCAGGACATGGGTTTTAATATTGAGCAGGGACGTATCGATATATCGGTGCATCCGTTTTGCGGCGGCAGCCATCCGACCGATGTGCGTATTACGACTCGTTATAAAGACAGCAATTTTGTCGAGTCATTGTATTCGGTGATCCATGAGACCGGTCATGCGCTCTACGAACAGGGGCGCCCGCATGAACTCGGCGATTTGCCGGTTACGGAATCCTTAACGATGGGTATCCACGAATCCCAGTCGCTGTTCTGGGAACGCATGATCGCGCAAAGCAAGCCCTTCTGCGTACATTATTTTGAAACGATTCGCGCGGCGTTTCCGGAAAATCTTCAATCCGCGACTGTGGATTCTTTTTATCGCGCGATCAATACGTGCAAGCCAGATTTTATCCGGGTGGAAGCGGATGAGGTGACGTATCCACTGCATGTGATTTTGCGTTATGAAATCGAGAAAGGGCTGTTTGATGGATCGATGAACATCGATGATTTGCCGGAAATCTGGAATGAATTAATGCAAAAATACTTGGGAATTAAACCGCCGACCGATACGTTGGGGGTATTGCAGGATTCGCATTGGAGCGGCGGCGCGTTTGGGTACTTTCCTTCATATACGCTGGGTGCGATGTATGCGTGCCAGTTCTATAACACGTTGCTGCGCGAGCAACAGGACACCGAACAAAACATCGCTACAGGAAATTTTGCACCTATTAAGAATTGGTTAAACGAAAAAATCCATCGTCAGGGTAAGCTTTATACACCACAACAGCTGGTTGAGCGTGTTACCGGCGAACCGCTGAATCCGGATTATTTCGTCGAGTATCTGAAGAACAAGTACAGTGAAATTTATCGGTTAGCCTAA
- a CDS encoding CopD family protein, producing the protein MLWIKSLHIIFMVTWFAGLFYLPRLFVYHAMCEDAPGKERFKIMERKLYYGIMTPGAVLTVVFGVWLWVGYGFSGDWLYAKVALVLILIYYHYYCGKYVKAFKNDANQHGHVFYRWFNEFPVLVLFAVVILVVVKPDLLAIVSEL; encoded by the coding sequence ATGCTTTGGATTAAATCACTGCACATCATTTTCATGGTCACCTGGTTTGCTGGACTTTTCTACCTGCCACGCTTATTCGTCTATCATGCCATGTGCGAAGACGCGCCAGGCAAGGAACGCTTCAAGATCATGGAACGCAAACTGTATTACGGCATCATGACTCCCGGCGCGGTGCTGACCGTGGTGTTCGGTGTGTGGTTATGGGTGGGCTATGGCTTTTCCGGCGATTGGCTGTATGCCAAAGTAGCGCTGGTTTTGATATTGATTTACTACCACTATTACTGCGGAAAATACGTCAAAGCGTTTAAAAACGACGCCAACCAGCATGGCCACGTGTTTTACCGCTGGTTTAACGAATTTCCGGTTTTGGTTCTGTTTGCGGTGGTGATATTGGTAGTGGTAAAACCGGATTTATTAGCGATTGTTTCTGAGCTTTAA
- a CDS encoding PEP-CTERM sorting domain-containing protein encodes MRVLSVVSLFTLLSAPVVAAPVVFDFANLKYSGGINTGFLPTDGIACSGGDLCSSNIASSLGGDLSFTNGGLTVHAKGSYKGGDFGSKAAVVQDHENGYNGKLSGKDAIGAGLGVYHKKDDTSDDNITEKEAIWLHFDQNVSLSSVGFRAEGHNTTSWIANATFQYSFDNSTWITGLLPKDVGQFALSHTGHDFYFRFGGGSKADQFYISSMTVSAVPEPETYAMLLIGLGLVSFSLRNKKG; translated from the coding sequence ATGCGTGTTTTATCTGTTGTATCACTGTTCACCTTGCTAAGTGCCCCAGTAGTTGCGGCGCCTGTAGTCTTCGACTTTGCCAACCTGAAGTATAGTGGCGGCATTAATACCGGTTTTCTGCCAACGGATGGAATTGCCTGCAGTGGCGGCGATCTGTGCAGTTCGAACATCGCATCGTCACTCGGTGGTGATTTAAGTTTCACCAACGGTGGACTGACCGTGCACGCTAAAGGCTCATACAAAGGTGGCGACTTTGGTTCCAAAGCAGCTGTTGTTCAAGATCATGAAAATGGCTACAACGGGAAACTTTCTGGAAAAGATGCAATCGGTGCCGGTTTAGGTGTTTATCACAAGAAGGATGATACCAGTGACGATAACATCACTGAAAAAGAAGCAATCTGGCTGCATTTCGATCAGAATGTTTCATTGTCTTCAGTCGGTTTTCGTGCAGAAGGGCATAATACGACGAGCTGGATCGCTAATGCGACCTTCCAATACAGTTTCGACAATTCAACCTGGATTACAGGATTACTACCAAAAGACGTAGGTCAATTCGCTTTGAGTCACACCGGACATGACTTTTACTTCAGATTCGGTGGCGGTAGTAAAGCAGATCAATTTTATATCAGCTCAATGACGGTATCGGCAGTTCCAGAACCGGAAACTTATGCGATGCTGCTGATCGGATTGGGTTTGGTAAGCTTCTCATTACGCAATAAGAAAGGATAA